From the Opitutia bacterium genome, one window contains:
- a CDS encoding NADH-quinone oxidoreductase subunit D: MSFSDLSALNSQLSAPAGLGGLRGPTVRAVKDPFHGDLLEVSMGPQHPSTHGVFRMVATLDGEQIVKLKPVFGYLHRNHEKIAEGTSYLGSMPYTDRLDYLCSMSTNWAYAMAVEKLAGQAVPDRAQYLRVILAEMTRLVNHTCLVGFLFNDLGTSFTPLLYGFREREKFLDLFEALSGSRMMCNFQRFGGCRVDPSPEWLAAAQKLVADYPRFLDEWEQMLTGNEIMLARTQGVGVLDAKKAINAGITGPCLRASGYNYDLRKVDGYGFYPRFDFRVPLGAHGDTYDRYMLRILEMRESVKILEQAFRDLPAGPVMDPKAKIRGFRPKAGEAYGRIEGPKGELGFYLISDGTPNPYRYRVRPPTLINLTLLEEMCLGHTIADSVVILGSIDIVLGEVDR; the protein is encoded by the coding sequence ATGAGTTTCTCCGATCTCTCAGCTCTCAACTCTCAGCTCTCAGCTCCCGCCGGTCTCGGCGGGCTCCGAGGTCCGACCGTCCGCGCCGTGAAAGACCCGTTCCACGGCGACCTGCTCGAGGTCTCGATGGGACCGCAACACCCGTCCACCCACGGCGTGTTCCGCATGGTTGCGACGCTCGACGGCGAGCAGATCGTGAAGCTGAAGCCCGTCTTCGGCTACCTGCACCGCAACCACGAAAAGATCGCCGAAGGCACGAGCTACCTCGGCTCGATGCCCTACACGGACCGACTCGACTACCTCTGCTCGATGTCGACCAACTGGGCCTACGCGATGGCGGTCGAGAAACTCGCCGGCCAAGCCGTGCCCGACCGCGCGCAATACCTCCGCGTCATCCTCGCGGAAATGACGCGCTTGGTGAACCACACCTGCCTCGTCGGCTTCCTCTTCAACGACCTCGGCACCTCGTTCACGCCACTCCTCTACGGCTTCCGCGAGCGCGAGAAGTTCCTCGACCTCTTCGAGGCGCTCAGCGGCTCGCGCATGATGTGCAACTTCCAGCGCTTCGGCGGCTGCCGCGTCGATCCCTCGCCCGAGTGGCTCGCCGCCGCGCAGAAGCTCGTGGCCGATTACCCGCGCTTCCTCGACGAGTGGGAGCAGATGCTCACCGGCAACGAGATCATGCTGGCCCGCACGCAGGGCGTCGGCGTCCTCGACGCGAAGAAAGCGATCAACGCCGGCATCACCGGCCCGTGCCTCCGTGCCTCCGGCTACAACTACGACCTCCGCAAGGTTGACGGCTACGGCTTCTACCCGCGCTTCGACTTCCGCGTCCCGCTCGGCGCGCACGGCGACACCTACGACCGCTACATGCTCCGCATTCTCGAAATGCGCGAGTCGGTCAAAATCCTCGAGCAAGCCTTCCGCGATCTCCCCGCCGGCCCGGTCATGGACCCGAAAGCGAAGATCCGCGGCTTCCGCCCGAAGGCCGGCGAAGCCTACGGCCGCATCGAAGGCCCGAAGGGCGAACTCGGTTTCTATCTCATCAGCGACGGCACGCCCAATCCGTATCGTTACCGCGTCCGTCCGCCCACGCTCATCAACCTGACGCTGCTCGAGGAAATGTGCCTCGGCCACACCATCGCCGACTCCGTCGTCATCCTCGGCAGCATCGACATCGTCCTGGGCGAGGTCGATCGCTGA
- a CDS encoding 4Fe-4S dicluster domain-containing protein has product MLGTGLLKGLAVTAKNFVGSYTTPERMVTVSYPEEKAPIGENYRSFPFLVCETPDDPMGTLRCVACQICEKECPPQCIYIEKSKDKKPDATGKQQFYPAIFDIDTSVCMSCGICAEVCPFDSIKMDKVFEVAPSNRFEGLLLKREQLAKSNDYYNQIRPAEAAEVDTRLAADRKAAEEKAKAAAAAAAAKAAAAKAAPAAPTAAPASSPASPSAQPKDEPRRSSPSEGGPATAVKPQPAPAPSASAPQPPAAS; this is encoded by the coding sequence ATGCTCGGCACCGGACTCCTCAAAGGCCTCGCCGTCACCGCGAAGAACTTCGTCGGCAGCTACACCACGCCCGAGCGCATGGTGACTGTCTCCTACCCCGAAGAGAAGGCGCCCATCGGCGAGAATTACCGCTCGTTTCCCTTCCTCGTCTGCGAAACACCCGACGACCCGATGGGCACGCTGCGCTGCGTCGCCTGCCAGATCTGCGAGAAGGAATGCCCGCCGCAGTGCATCTACATCGAGAAATCGAAGGACAAGAAGCCCGACGCCACCGGCAAGCAGCAGTTCTATCCCGCGATCTTCGACATCGACACGTCCGTGTGCATGAGCTGCGGCATCTGCGCCGAAGTCTGCCCGTTCGACTCGATCAAGATGGACAAGGTTTTTGAGGTCGCGCCCTCGAACCGCTTCGAAGGCCTCCTGCTCAAGCGCGAACAGCTCGCCAAGTCGAACGACTACTACAACCAGATCCGGCCGGCCGAGGCCGCCGAAGTCGACACCCGCCTCGCCGCCGACCGCAAAGCCGCCGAGGAAAAAGCCAAGGCCGCCGCTGCGGCCGCCGCCGCCAAAGCCGCCGCCGCGAAGGCCGCGCCCGCGGCTCCGACCGCCGCTCCCGCTTCCTCCCCCGCTTCGCCTTCGGCGCAGCCGAAGGACGAACCTCGCCGTAGCTCTCCGAGCGAAGGCGGGCCCGCCACTGCTGTTAAACCTCAACCCGCCCCCGCGCCCAGCGCGTCGGCTCCTCAGCCGCCCGCCGCCTCATGA
- a CDS encoding NADH-quinone oxidoreductase subunit H, with product MSADLFCRSLLAGDSLAQTVIGLSGRLQAGSYSSISSADGAFLEVLPLIVRDEIVGWFPDSLQWLVSSLITIVAILAVFGLFFAFTTIAERKLLSRVQNRLGPNRAGLPFWKNGPRLWGLTQPFADAVKALTKEDIVPATADKLLHFLAPVTVVAFSLLGYAVLPYGRHMIPVDLDAAVLYFFAAGAATELAIFMAGWSSRNKYSLLAAMRALAQLISYELPLILSVVPVILIVGTLSTQQIVEAQGGWFLGFLPQWHVFTPWGFAGFLIFLVAALAESNRSPFDLPEAESELIAGHLTEYSGFKYALFFMAEYFGLFALSGLGITIFLGGWQAPFPFLEFIPSYLWFMGKLILMVVFFIWIRGTLLRLRIDQLTRLAWQLLVPLALINVANAAFWTLTAHVSPVMDIARWPISAAIIFVPFLVIARRLNKGRAPRTYRYAS from the coding sequence ATGAGCGCCGACCTCTTTTGTAGGAGCCTGCTTGCAGGCGATTCACTCGCGCAAACCGTTATCGGGCTGTCCGGTCGCCTGCAAGCAGGCTCCTACAGCTCGATATCCTCCGCCGACGGCGCTTTCCTCGAAGTCCTGCCGCTCATCGTGCGCGACGAAATCGTCGGCTGGTTCCCCGATTCGCTGCAGTGGCTCGTTAGCTCGCTGATCACGATCGTCGCGATCCTCGCGGTCTTCGGCCTCTTCTTCGCGTTCACGACCATCGCCGAACGCAAACTCCTCTCGCGCGTCCAAAACCGCCTCGGCCCGAACCGCGCCGGCCTGCCCTTCTGGAAAAACGGCCCGCGCCTCTGGGGCCTCACGCAGCCTTTCGCCGACGCCGTCAAGGCGCTCACGAAGGAAGACATCGTGCCCGCCACCGCCGACAAGCTCCTGCACTTCCTCGCCCCGGTCACCGTCGTCGCCTTCTCGCTCCTCGGCTACGCCGTGCTGCCCTACGGTCGCCACATGATCCCGGTCGATCTCGACGCCGCGGTGCTCTACTTCTTCGCCGCCGGCGCTGCCACCGAACTCGCGATCTTCATGGCCGGCTGGTCGAGCCGGAACAAATACTCGCTCCTCGCCGCCATGCGCGCGCTCGCGCAGCTCATCAGCTACGAGCTCCCGCTGATCCTCTCCGTCGTCCCCGTCATCCTCATCGTCGGCACGCTCTCGACGCAGCAGATCGTCGAAGCGCAGGGCGGCTGGTTCCTCGGGTTCCTGCCGCAATGGCACGTCTTCACGCCGTGGGGCTTCGCGGGCTTCCTCATCTTCCTCGTCGCCGCGCTGGCCGAGAGCAACCGCTCGCCGTTCGACTTGCCCGAAGCCGAATCCGAGCTCATCGCCGGCCACCTCACCGAATACTCCGGCTTCAAATACGCGCTCTTCTTCATGGCCGAATACTTCGGGCTCTTCGCCCTCAGCGGGCTCGGCATCACGATCTTCCTCGGCGGCTGGCAAGCGCCGTTCCCCTTCCTCGAGTTCATCCCGTCCTACCTCTGGTTCATGGGAAAACTCATCCTGATGGTCGTCTTCTTCATCTGGATCCGCGGCACGCTGCTGCGCCTCCGCATCGACCAGCTCACGCGCCTCGCCTGGCAGCTCCTCGTGCCGCTCGCGCTGATCAACGTCGCCAACGCCGCGTTCTGGACTCTGACCGCACACGTCTCGCCGGTGATGGACATCGCCCGTTGGCCGATCTCCGCCGCGATCATCTTCGTGCCCTTCCTCGTGATCGCCCGCCGCCTCAACAAGGGCCGCGCGCCCCGCACTTACCGCTACGCGTCATGA
- a CDS encoding NADH-quinone oxidoreductase subunit J → MTPALLLIAFVTLAAAAVAMSLRNLIHSALLLIASWAGLAALYLWSGAQFVAFAQILVYVGAISMVVLFAVLLTKQGGDLGPIEPASLSRAMLAIIAAGGVAGVLIGAILGSPLAADTAAPASVSVRQLGEQLMGKHAVSLLITGLILTVALLGAVVIAAQDKEDAS, encoded by the coding sequence ATGACACCCGCGCTGCTCCTCATCGCCTTCGTCACGCTCGCCGCCGCCGCGGTGGCGATGTCGTTGCGCAACCTGATCCACAGCGCGCTGCTGCTCATCGCCAGCTGGGCCGGCCTCGCTGCGCTCTACCTCTGGTCCGGCGCGCAGTTCGTGGCCTTCGCGCAAATTCTCGTCTACGTCGGCGCGATCTCGATGGTCGTGCTCTTCGCCGTGCTGCTCACCAAGCAGGGCGGCGACCTCGGCCCGATCGAGCCCGCCTCGCTCTCGCGCGCGATGCTCGCGATCATCGCCGCCGGCGGCGTCGCCGGCGTGCTCATCGGCGCCATCCTCGGCTCGCCGCTCGCCGCCGACACGGCAGCACCGGCGAGCGTCAGCGTCCGCCAGTTGGGCGAACAACTCATGGGCAAGCACGCCGTCTCGCTCCTCATCACCGGCCTCATCCTCACCGTCGCGCTCCTCGGCGCCGTGGTGATCGCCGCGCAGGACAAGGAGGACGCATCATGA
- the nuoK gene encoding NADH-quinone oxidoreductase subunit NuoK, which produces MSPLQICLVVSTLLFCIGLIGALSRSNSILVLLGIELMLNAANLNFIAFWRYGPHPELGTGVIFVLFSIAVAAAEAAVGLALVIAIYRHQKSIRLQEAVQLKG; this is translated from the coding sequence GTGAGCCCGCTCCAAATCTGCCTAGTCGTCTCGACGCTCCTCTTCTGCATCGGGCTCATCGGCGCCCTCTCGCGCAGCAACAGCATCCTCGTGCTCCTCGGCATCGAGCTGATGCTGAACGCCGCGAACCTCAACTTCATCGCCTTCTGGCGCTACGGTCCGCATCCGGAACTGGGCACCGGCGTGATCTTCGTCCTCTTCTCCATCGCCGTCGCCGCCGCCGAGGCCGCCGTCGGCCTCGCCCTGGTCATCGCGATTTATCGCCACCAGAAGAGCATCCGGCTCCAGGAAGCCGTTCAACTCAAAGGCTGA
- the nuoL gene encoding NADH-quinone oxidoreductase subunit L yields MTLSAHSLWLIPALPLASAAIGALTPRKGRALAAGAAILSMAAAFVVSCFALKGALAHPAAHQVYNFEWFDLGTGALRLGFLLDPLTAFMCTMVTFVGLLIFIFSTGYMKEDANFKQFFCFLSLFAAAMLGLLVANSLLLLFICWELVGLASYLLIGFWFHKPSAAAAAKKAFITTRIGDLGFLLGILWLQHAGGTLLFYDAGKGALESSVLQTLLGQQVCGGLALSTAIGLLIFCGAVGKSGQFPLHVWLPDAMEGPTPVSALIHAATMVAAGVFLIARVYPLMAIDQMLANVPVHALTVVAFIGAITALMGAVIAVAQNDIKRILAFSTVSQLGYMMLAIGVGSWTAAIFHLLTHAFFKALLFLGAGSVIHAAHHEQDIRALGGLRGHMKVTFATFAVGMMALAGVPFLFSGFWSKESILHAAHAWDTSHIPFYAAIVAVVLTAFYNTRLMAEVFFGKARSHGSEHAHENGPAMTVPLIILATFAVTLGFLGTPAYPWLQAMLQGQHAVHGHSLLEGAGLMVTSIVLVAIGIGAGWAIYGRRPRADAAARDPLEQRFPSVFAALAARLGFDELYAATAFKANAALAAFSDWSDRYVWDGAVRLLAGLGEFTGVVNRDTDEQGLNGGFNSAAESLRATGQAYSKAQTGSAHGYLRTLVLGFVIVLLVVIFGGAR; encoded by the coding sequence ATGACTCTCTCCGCCCACTCTCTCTGGCTCATCCCGGCGTTGCCGCTCGCGTCCGCCGCCATCGGTGCGCTGACACCCCGCAAAGGCCGCGCGCTCGCCGCCGGCGCCGCCATCCTGTCGATGGCCGCCGCGTTCGTCGTTTCGTGCTTCGCCCTGAAGGGCGCTCTCGCTCATCCGGCCGCGCACCAAGTCTACAACTTCGAATGGTTCGACCTCGGCACCGGCGCGCTGCGGCTCGGCTTCCTGCTCGATCCGCTGACCGCGTTCATGTGCACGATGGTCACGTTCGTCGGCCTGCTGATCTTCATCTTCAGCACGGGCTACATGAAGGAAGACGCGAACTTCAAACAGTTCTTCTGCTTCCTCAGCCTGTTCGCCGCCGCGATGCTCGGCTTGCTCGTCGCCAACAGCCTCCTGCTCCTCTTCATCTGCTGGGAGCTCGTCGGCCTCGCCTCGTATCTGCTCATCGGCTTCTGGTTCCACAAACCGTCCGCTGCCGCCGCCGCGAAAAAAGCCTTCATCACGACGCGCATCGGCGACCTCGGCTTCCTGCTCGGCATCCTCTGGCTGCAACACGCCGGCGGCACGCTGCTGTTCTACGATGCCGGCAAGGGCGCGCTCGAGTCCTCCGTGCTGCAAACGCTCCTCGGTCAGCAGGTCTGCGGCGGCCTCGCGCTTTCGACCGCCATCGGCCTCCTCATCTTCTGCGGCGCCGTCGGCAAGTCCGGCCAGTTCCCGCTGCACGTCTGGCTCCCGGACGCGATGGAAGGTCCGACGCCCGTCTCCGCGCTGATCCACGCCGCGACGATGGTCGCCGCCGGCGTGTTCCTCATCGCCCGCGTTTATCCGCTGATGGCGATCGACCAGATGCTGGCCAACGTCCCGGTGCACGCGCTGACCGTGGTCGCCTTCATCGGCGCCATCACCGCGCTCATGGGCGCCGTCATCGCCGTCGCGCAAAACGACATCAAGCGCATCCTCGCCTTCTCCACCGTCTCGCAGCTCGGCTACATGATGCTCGCGATCGGCGTCGGCTCGTGGACCGCCGCGATCTTCCACCTGCTCACGCACGCCTTCTTCAAGGCCCTGCTCTTCCTCGGCGCCGGTTCGGTCATCCACGCCGCGCACCACGAACAGGACATCCGCGCGCTCGGCGGCCTGCGCGGCCACATGAAGGTCACGTTCGCCACCTTCGCCGTCGGCATGATGGCGCTCGCCGGCGTGCCGTTTCTCTTCTCCGGATTCTGGTCCAAGGAATCCATCCTCCACGCCGCGCACGCGTGGGACACCTCGCACATTCCCTTCTACGCCGCGATCGTCGCGGTCGTCCTCACCGCCTTCTATAACACCCGCCTGATGGCCGAGGTGTTCTTCGGCAAGGCCCGCTCGCACGGTTCCGAGCACGCGCACGAAAACGGCCCAGCGATGACGGTCCCGCTGATCATCCTCGCCACGTTCGCCGTCACGCTCGGTTTCCTCGGCACGCCCGCCTATCCGTGGCTTCAAGCGATGCTGCAAGGCCAGCACGCCGTCCACGGCCACTCGCTGCTCGAGGGCGCAGGCCTGATGGTCACCTCGATCGTTCTCGTCGCCATCGGCATCGGCGCCGGCTGGGCGATCTACGGTCGCCGCCCGCGCGCCGACGCCGCTGCCCGCGACCCGCTCGAACAACGTTTCCCGAGCGTCTTCGCCGCGCTCGCCGCCCGCCTCGGCTTCGACGAACTCTACGCCGCCACCGCTTTCAAGGCCAACGCCGCCCTCGCCGCGTTCTCCGACTGGTCCGACCGCTACGTTTGGGACGGCGCCGTGCGCCTCCTCGCCGGACTCGGCGAGTTCACCGGCGTCGTCAATCGCGACACCGATGAACAGGGCCTCAACGGCGGCTTCAACTCCGCGGCGGAATCGCTCCGCGCCACCGGCCAAGCCTACTCGAAGGCTCAAACCGGCAGCGCGCACGGCTACCTCCGCACGCTGGTCCTCGGTTTCGTGATCGTCCTTCTCGTCGTCATCTTCGGAGGTGCGCGATGA
- a CDS encoding NADH-quinone oxidoreductase subunit M — MNSLPLLSLIIFVPWAGALLLALLPKLPAGPTRLIALFVSLSTLALGTTVLSGFDPAAGLQFVEKHAWISALGVNYHLGVDGLSLVLVLLTGIIAPVALFGTIRTVKQPSLYAALFLFLQGAALGVFLALDFFPWFIFWELSLVPAFFLIKLWGGPGATRAAYQFVIYTIGGSAFMLMAFAALFAAAGTFDFVQLAAFAKSGGLATQLGAIGGYWPHLVFLGVFLGLAVKVPLFPFHTWLPPAYAEAPTGASMFLTGVMSKMGVYGFLRILWPIFPADLHAAAPCLIWLAVAGVVLGAYAAIKQTDLKRMVAYSSVNHLSYCLLALFAVALAGKPGEASASALSGAILQMFNHGLSAAALFFCVGLLAERAGGRRGLDDFGGVRTAAPLFAALCGISMFSSLGLPGLNGFVGEFLIFRGVFGLAPATAAVSTLGLLATALFLLTFWQRVFHGPAKGAGVNFRELDTTEKLTLLPLIALMFVLGLLPQLLAGLVNPLVTSWVSHLP, encoded by the coding sequence ATGAACAGTCTCCCGCTCCTCTCGCTCATCATCTTCGTGCCGTGGGCCGGCGCGCTCCTGCTCGCGCTGCTGCCCAAGCTCCCCGCCGGCCCGACGCGCCTGATCGCGCTGTTCGTCAGCCTCTCGACGCTCGCGCTCGGCACGACCGTCCTCTCAGGCTTCGACCCGGCGGCCGGCCTGCAATTCGTCGAGAAGCACGCGTGGATTTCCGCGCTCGGCGTGAACTACCACCTCGGCGTCGACGGCCTGAGCCTCGTGCTCGTGCTGCTCACCGGCATCATCGCTCCCGTCGCGCTCTTCGGCACCATCCGCACCGTGAAGCAGCCGTCGCTCTACGCCGCGCTGTTCCTCTTCCTCCAAGGCGCGGCGCTCGGCGTGTTCCTCGCGCTGGATTTCTTCCCGTGGTTCATCTTCTGGGAACTGAGCCTCGTGCCGGCGTTCTTCCTGATCAAACTCTGGGGCGGCCCCGGCGCGACGCGCGCGGCCTACCAGTTCGTCATCTACACCATCGGCGGCAGCGCGTTCATGCTGATGGCGTTCGCGGCGCTCTTCGCCGCTGCGGGCACCTTCGACTTCGTGCAACTCGCCGCGTTCGCGAAATCCGGCGGGCTCGCCACGCAACTCGGCGCCATCGGCGGCTACTGGCCGCACCTCGTTTTCCTCGGCGTTTTCCTCGGCCTCGCGGTCAAGGTCCCGCTCTTCCCCTTCCACACCTGGCTGCCTCCGGCCTACGCCGAGGCGCCGACCGGCGCGTCGATGTTCCTCACCGGCGTGATGTCTAAGATGGGCGTCTACGGCTTCCTCCGCATCCTCTGGCCGATCTTCCCGGCTGACCTCCACGCCGCCGCCCCGTGCCTGATCTGGCTCGCCGTCGCGGGTGTCGTGCTCGGCGCCTACGCCGCCATCAAGCAGACCGATCTCAAGCGCATGGTCGCCTACTCGTCGGTCAACCACTTGAGCTACTGCCTGCTCGCGCTCTTCGCCGTCGCCCTCGCGGGCAAACCCGGCGAAGCCTCCGCCTCGGCGCTGAGCGGCGCGATCCTGCAAATGTTCAACCACGGCCTCTCCGCCGCGGCGCTGTTCTTCTGCGTCGGTCTGCTCGCGGAACGCGCCGGCGGTCGCCGCGGCCTCGACGATTTCGGCGGCGTGCGCACCGCCGCCCCGCTCTTCGCGGCGCTGTGCGGCATCTCGATGTTCTCCTCGCTCGGTCTACCCGGCCTGAACGGCTTCGTGGGCGAGTTCCTGATCTTCCGCGGCGTCTTCGGCCTCGCGCCCGCCACGGCCGCGGTCTCGACGCTCGGCCTGCTCGCCACCGCGCTCTTCCTGCTCACGTTCTGGCAACGCGTCTTCCATGGCCCGGCCAAGGGCGCCGGAGTCAATTTCCGTGAACTCGACACCACCGAGAAGCTCACGCTGCTGCCGCTGATCGCGTTGATGTTCGTGCTCGGCCTGCTCCCGCAGCTCCTCGCCGGCCTGGTCAACCCGCTCGTCACCTCGTGGGTCTCCCACCTTCCGTAA
- a CDS encoding NADH-quinone oxidoreductase subunit M produces MNALPCTIYVSFAGAALALLAGARSAQLARIVALVTALTSLGLALWAGAHFTPTNNLQTLVDAPWIAELGVRYHLAADGISMTLMVLTGLAATVGVLFSWNIEERTGEFFAFYLTLIGGVFGVFLSVDAFLFFVFYEIAIVPKYFLIANWGSTNREYGAMKLVLYSFAGSALVMAGLLWAYAASGGSSFALSDLALAATQFSRFEQLGMFALVFTGFAVLAGMFPFHTWAPTGHVAAPTAASMLLAGVVMKLGAYGCLRVAMATFPTGLAYFAPVIAWLAIIGIVYAGLVALVQEDFKFVIGYSSVSHMGFVLLGLAAANSVAVSGAVLQMFSHGIIAGLLFAVVGRMVYERTHTRKLADLRAMPLHKLLPFAAVVFVIAGLASMGMPGFSGFPAELTILVGTWKTKPLWALVAATGVLIAAAFTLRAIQVSFFGKTDAGTPVAGVAEPGRPGSTSPATPHAHEFPPITWPEKAGAILLIAAMVYLGLNPDALLDWIRPALESPLFRAALTGGAS; encoded by the coding sequence ATGAACGCGCTTCCCTGCACCATCTACGTGTCCTTCGCCGGCGCCGCGCTCGCGCTGCTGGCCGGCGCGCGCTCGGCGCAACTAGCGCGCATCGTGGCCCTCGTCACCGCGCTGACGTCCCTCGGGCTCGCGCTCTGGGCGGGCGCACACTTCACGCCGACCAACAATCTCCAGACGCTCGTCGACGCACCGTGGATCGCCGAACTCGGCGTCCGCTACCATCTCGCGGCCGACGGCATCAGCATGACGCTCATGGTGCTCACCGGCCTCGCCGCCACCGTCGGCGTGCTGTTCTCCTGGAACATCGAGGAGCGCACCGGTGAGTTCTTCGCGTTCTACCTCACGCTCATCGGCGGCGTGTTCGGCGTGTTCCTCAGCGTGGATGCGTTCCTGTTCTTCGTCTTCTACGAGATCGCGATCGTCCCGAAGTATTTCCTCATCGCGAACTGGGGCTCCACCAACCGCGAATACGGCGCGATGAAGCTCGTGCTCTACTCGTTCGCGGGCAGCGCGCTCGTCATGGCCGGCCTGCTCTGGGCCTACGCCGCTTCGGGCGGCTCGAGCTTCGCGCTCTCCGATCTCGCGCTCGCCGCCACGCAATTCTCCCGCTTCGAACAGCTCGGCATGTTCGCCCTCGTGTTCACCGGCTTCGCGGTCCTCGCGGGCATGTTCCCCTTCCATACGTGGGCGCCCACCGGCCACGTCGCCGCGCCGACCGCCGCCTCGATGCTGCTCGCCGGCGTCGTCATGAAGCTCGGCGCCTACGGCTGCCTGCGCGTCGCGATGGCGACGTTCCCGACCGGCTTGGCCTATTTCGCGCCGGTCATCGCGTGGCTCGCCATCATCGGCATCGTCTACGCCGGCCTCGTCGCGCTGGTGCAGGAGGACTTCAAATTCGTCATCGGCTACTCGAGCGTCAGCCACATGGGCTTCGTGCTCCTGGGCCTCGCCGCGGCCAACTCCGTCGCGGTCAGCGGCGCGGTGCTACAGATGTTCTCGCACGGCATCATCGCCGGGCTGCTCTTCGCCGTCGTCGGCCGCATGGTTTACGAGCGCACGCACACGCGGAAGCTCGCCGACCTGCGCGCGATGCCGCTGCACAAGCTCCTGCCGTTCGCCGCCGTCGTCTTCGTCATCGCCGGCCTCGCTTCGATGGGCATGCCCGGCTTCAGCGGCTTCCCGGCCGAGCTGACGATCCTCGTCGGCACGTGGAAGACCAAGCCGCTCTGGGCGCTAGTTGCCGCGACCGGCGTCCTCATCGCCGCCGCCTTCACGCTGCGCGCGATCCAAGTCTCCTTCTTCGGCAAGACTGACGCCGGCACACCTGTAGCCGGGGTCGCCGAGCCCGGCCGGCCGGGCTCAACGAGCCCGGCTACACCGCACGCCCATGAATTCCCGCCCATCACCTGGCCCGAGAAGGCCGGCGCGATCCTCCTGATCGCCGCGATGGTCTACCTCGGCCTGAATCCCGACGCGTTGCTCGACTGGATCCGGCCCGCGCTCGAATCGCCGCTCTTCCGCGCGGCGCTGACGGGAGGTGCGTCATGA
- a CDS encoding NADH-quinone oxidoreductase subunit N, with translation MNGLSYAELFRAFLPETALTLGALVVLGFDLATGRGKDTAARLRPAVFIGMLAIVAALYGSLQAGIDTTAFGGVFSLDRLTLATRLGVLLLAWLTLGLLNDVVTLRHPAEYVAVLLLATAGFTLMAGAQQLLVAFLALELASISLYVLAGWDKTSPQSAEAALKYFLFGAMSAAFLLFGFSLLYGATGSIDLPVIAIHISLQGMTPLVVVALAMIIVGFGYKAAAAPFHLWAPDAYQGAPASSAALIASASKLAGFVLFYRLLWPNLGFTAGRISELPLVVGWTPMVALLALASLFVGNFGALAQSNVRRLLAYSAIAHAGAMLLGVVAAGRAGPGPVFYYAATYGLATVGCFGVIAVVERAGRCQDLTDLAGLYKRSPLLAGCLAVFVLSLAGVPPLAGFFGKFSVFASALKLSGLNGPVGWLTFAAIALSAVGLYYYLLILKQALVAGPKEGATAKINVPVQAGLALLIASALIVLFGLFPSKILQLFG, from the coding sequence ATGAACGGCTTGAGCTACGCTGAACTCTTCCGGGCCTTCCTGCCCGAAACCGCCCTCACGCTCGGCGCGCTAGTCGTGCTCGGCTTCGATCTCGCCACCGGCCGCGGCAAAGACACCGCCGCCCGCCTGCGCCCCGCCGTCTTCATCGGCATGCTGGCGATCGTCGCGGCACTCTACGGCTCCCTGCAGGCCGGCATCGACACCACCGCTTTCGGCGGCGTCTTTTCGCTCGACCGCCTCACGCTTGCCACCCGCCTCGGCGTCCTCCTGCTCGCCTGGCTCACGCTCGGCCTGCTCAACGACGTCGTCACGCTGCGCCACCCGGCCGAATACGTCGCGGTCCTCCTGCTCGCCACCGCCGGCTTCACGCTCATGGCGGGCGCGCAACAACTCCTCGTCGCCTTCCTCGCCCTCGAACTCGCCAGCATCTCGCTCTACGTCCTCGCCGGCTGGGACAAGACCTCGCCCCAATCCGCCGAGGCCGCGCTGAAATATTTCCTCTTCGGCGCCATGTCGGCAGCGTTCCTCCTTTTCGGGTTCAGCCTGCTCTACGGCGCCACCGGCTCGATCGACCTGCCGGTGATCGCGATTCACATTTCGCTCCAAGGCATGACGCCGCTCGTCGTCGTCGCCCTCGCGATGATCATCGTCGGCTTCGGCTACAAGGCCGCCGCTGCGCCGTTCCACCTCTGGGCGCCCGACGCGTATCAAGGCGCGCCCGCCTCGTCCGCCGCGCTCATCGCCTCCGCCTCGAAACTCGCGGGCTTCGTGCTCTTCTACCGGCTCCTCTGGCCGAACCTCGGCTTCACCGCCGGGCGCATCAGCGAGTTGCCGCTCGTCGTCGGCTGGACGCCCATGGTTGCGCTGCTCGCCCTGGCCTCGCTGTTCGTCGGCAACTTCGGCGCTCTCGCCCAATCCAACGTCCGCCGCCTGCTCGCCTACTCGGCCATCGCGCACGCCGGCGCAATGCTCCTTGGCGTCGTGGCCGCCGGCCGCGCCGGCCCGGGCCCCGTTTTCTATTACGCCGCCACCTACGGCCTCGCGACCGTCGGCTGCTTCGGCGTCATCGCCGTCGTCGAACGCGCCGGCCGCTGCCAGGACCTCACGGACCTCGCCGGCCTCTACAAGCGCTCGCCGCTGCTCGCGGGCTGTCTCGCGGTCTTCGTGCTCTCTCTCGCGGGCGTGCCCCCGCTGGCGGGCTTCTTCGGCAAATTCTCCGTCTTCGCCTCGGCGCTGAAACTCTCCGGCCTGAACGGCCCCGTCGGCTGGCTCACGTTCGCCGCCATCGCCCTCAGCGCCGTCGGCCTCTACTACTACCTGCTCATCCTGAAGCAGGCGCTCGTGGCCGGCCCGAAGGAAGGCGCTACCGCGAAGATCAACGTCCCGGTGCAAGCCGGCCTCGCGCTTCTCATCGCGAGCGCGCTGATCGTCCTCTTCGGCCTCTTCCCCTCGAAAATCCTGCAGCTCTTCGGCTGA